A window of Lytechinus pictus isolate F3 Inbred chromosome 7, Lp3.0, whole genome shotgun sequence contains these coding sequences:
- the LOC129264798 gene encoding homeobox protein six1-like, translating to MLPSFGFTQEQVACVCEVLQQSGNIERLGRFLWSLPACEHLHKNESVLKAKAIVAFHRGNFRELYKILESNNFSPHNHPKLQALWLKAHYIEAEKLRGRPLGAVGKYRVRRKFPLPRTIWDGEETSYCFKEKSRSILREWYSHNPYPSPREKRELAEATGLTTTQVSNWFKNRRQRDRAAEAKERENAEQESKTKMATPSTSSEEDLPMNGKENLGETTSVDMGVNHMGHVGHHHPHHSHGHQHSHVHPHSHGHGHSHSHSHSHPHPHSHGPAGLMMSELSKTGYGITNLPPGAAEAAAQALAPVNAADSVLQNSIQNSMLPHMANNLVDMG from the exons ATGCTCCCGTCCTTTGGTTTTACTCAAGAGCAGGTTGCCTGCGTCTGCGAAGTTCTCCAACAGTCCGGCAACATCGAGAGACTTGGCCGATTTCTCTGGTCACTACCTGCCTGTGAGCATCTCCACAAAAATGAAAGTGTTCTCAAAGCCAAGGCGATTGTTGCCTTCCACCGCGGAAATTTCCGGGAACTTTATAAAATCCTCGAGAGCAATAATTTCTCACCGCATAACCACCCGAAACTACAGGCTCTCTGGCTGAAAGCACATTACATCGAAGCGGAGAAACTTCGGGGACGGCCCCTGGGTGCTGTTGGAAAATACAGGGTCCGAAGAAAGTTCCCTCTTCCTCGAACCATCTGGGATGGAGAGGAGACTAGTTATTGCTTCAAGGAGAAATCGAGAAGTATATTAAGAGAATGGTACTCCCACAACCCTTACCCTTCTCCAAGGGAGAAAAGAGAGCTGGCAGAAGCAACAGGACTGACGACCACGCAAGTCAGCAATTGGTTTAAAAATCGACGACAGCGAGATCGAGCAGCGGAGGCAAAAGAAAG GGAGAATGCTGAACAAGAGAGCAAAACTAAAATGGCTACACCTAGTACAAGTTCAGAAGAGGACCTGCCTATGAATGGGAAAGAAAATTTGGGCGAGACGACGTCGGTAGATATGGGCGTAAATCACATGGGGCACGTGGggcaccatcatcctcatcatagTCATGGTCATCAACACAGCCACGTCCACCCGCATAGCCACGGCCACGGCCATAGCCATAGCCATAGCCATAGCCACCCCCATCCTCACAGTCACGGACCCGCCGGTCTGATGATGAGCGAACTGAGTAAAACGGGTTACGGAATCACGAACTTACCACCCGGCGCTGCCGAGGCGGCCGCCCAAGCTCTCGCACCGGTCAACGCCGCCGATTCGGTGCTGCAAAACTCCATCCAAAACTCTATGCTGCCTCACATGGCCAATAACCTGGTGGATATGGGGTAA